Genomic window (Deltaproteobacteria bacterium):
TCGGATGGCTTCCATCTGCGCGGTGCTGATCGCTTCCAAGCAGAGAACCGGCAGGACGGGTTTTCCTTCCTTCTCGCCATATATGGGGAAGAAATTAATCCCGCACCTCACCGCATTCTCTGCCTGAAGCCGGGGGACACAGAAAACCGCGATGAGAAACATCATGATAATGGCTGTAAACAGTGCTCGTTTCATAGCCCGTATTTCGCAACTGTTATGCCATTTTTTATCTACTTGTAATCAAAGAATATTTACAGAAGGTGTGATGCAGGTGTCCATAATCGTTTACACATCTGTTCACGGAACGGAAGGTCGGGTTTACAGGCTCAACCACTTCAGCAAGCCTGATTAAAACAACCCAACCCGATCGACCCGTACAGACGCTACGGTGCAGCCCTTTTCTGTAGGAGATTGAATGGATGGCTGGCGGGATTATCGGGATTATTCAAATTTGGTATTTCTTCTTCAGCTTATACATCGTGGTTCTGCTGATACGGAGCTCCCGGGCGACGCGGGAAAGATTGCCGCCGCAGGCATGAATCATTTCAATCATTTTGCTTTTCTCGGTGGCGGAACGGATATCCTCTAGCGATTGGCCATTATCCCGCTTCGGAACGAGAATCTGGCCGAGGTCGAGATTCTCCGCGGTTATCTCCTCACCATCGGATATCACGATCCCCTTCCGGATCCTGTTGATCAACTCGCGCACATTCCCCGGCCATTCATAAACGCTGATGGCCACCAGAGCCCCTTCGGAAAATCTTTTTCTCCCGCTTGAAACGGACGACTCCAGTCTGAATTTTTTCAGAAAATACTTGGCGAGAAGGAGTTTATCCTCTCCCCGTTCCCGCAGGGGGGGCAGTCTAATCGGAAAGGCGTTCAGCCGGTAAAACAGATCCTGCCGGAACTGCCCCTCCATGACGTCCCTTTCCAGGTCTCGGTTGGTCGCCGCGATAATGCGAGCATCGACCTTTCTCGACTTCTGGGACCCGATGCGCTCAAAGCTCTTGTCCTCCAAAAAACGTAGCAATTTTGCCTGCAGGGTCGCGGGCATTTCACCGATTTCATCGAGAAACAGGGTTCCCCCGTCAGCCACCTCGAATTTGCCTTTCCGAGTCTGATAGGCCCCGGTGAAGGCGCCTCGCTCATACCCGAAAAGTTCCGCTTCCAAAAGTGTTTCCGGTATGGCGGCACAGTTGAGGATCAGATACTGAGTCGAAGGGCGCATACTTCTTTCATGAACCGCCCTCGCCGCCAGCTCTTTTCCTGTTCCACTTTCTCCAAGGAGAAGAACTGGTATATCCGTAGGCGCGATTTTCCGGATCAGCGAGAAAACCGTCAACATCTGTGGACACGTACCGACATATTCCTCAACCACATGTTCGTCATCGTTTCTGAGGATCTCACGGTCAACGATTTGAAGAAGGTGGAAGTGTTCCTGGTCGGTCATTTCTTTGCTACGCCGGTCCAGACGCTCCAGAAAAGTCCTTCGGGTATGCTTGTCCACATATCCATCTGAAAAATTAAGACTCAGATGACAGCGCCCGCATTCGTCGAGATCTTCCGTGGTGGAACCGCCGCAATAAGGGCAGATTCCCTTCTCGAGTTGACCGATTTCTTTTTTGATTTGCGCCCACAAGGCTTCGACGGCGGCTTTCTCTTCATAGAAAAAAAACAGCCGTGATTTTCCTTCATCCCGCCACAGTACCCGTGCAGGAAATTCCAGATCACTGTGGTCCCCAATGAGCAAAGAAAAGCGGGTCTGTTCGTTTATTCCGTCCATCTCCCCTTCGATTAACGCACCGCCCAGGCCGATATTTGAAACGGTTACAGGACAGCGTTTTTCCTTTCCCGCTGAGGAGGTTGTAATGATTTCCGCCCGGATAGGTATTTTTACTCGCAGGTCTATTCTTGGCATTGCTTTTCCCCATTTTTGTTCGTTCCAAGAGGTACGCCATGAATAAGCCAAAAGACTCCGAAAAACTGACCCGCAGACCCAACAGCAGATTGGGTGACCTTCTTGGTAGGATTTTAATGAATCAATTTCTTCCGCTTTCTCACGCAAAAGAACCATACCGACAAGCCCGAACAAGCGGGAAATAATTCGCTAGTAACTACAATGTGTTCAGCGATCCGAAAAACCGGCATGGTCGGTTATCAAGGATTTTTGCTGCATCTACGCCAAGAGACCCCTATCCATTTTAACCGTAAGACGATTTCATTGCAAATGCAATACGGATTTTTTACTAGATAAATAACAGATTAATACTGGTGATATGCGTACTCCCTCCTCAATGCATATGGACGGGTGATCGAGGTCTCTCCGATTCTTATCCTTTTTACTTTTTACCGGAAAACAAACAGGGTGCACTCCATCACGCAACATGATCTCAGCTTCGCCAAGTCCCTATCTTCCGACGCTCTGATGAAACCGTACATTGCCGGAAAAGCAAAGCGGCTACTATCTTCTGTAATCACAGGAGCTTGCCCATTTTTTTCAATGTTGCGCCCTGATGAGGATTTTCTCTGAAATATCTTGGGAAGGCCGATGCATGGATTACGCCCCCGGCAAAACTCAAAGGCATGGATCGCACTCCCGACAGCATTTGGAGTGGCGCACGTTTCCAAAATGGCCAAAGGCCCAGATCATACCGGATGGCCCATCGGCGTCTCATGTTTTATGGAACAATCCGATGTTCTGAGCGAAGGCGATCTATGAGAAAAAAACAAAATCGTTCCCGCCGAATATGCCGCCGATTCAGGAAAATTCCTACAGAGGGGTCGGATCAAGGGGCTGCATCGCTGTCAGCGAAAATTTTCTTTTTGACTCCGAGAAGACCTGCATTGAGTTTCATCCCTTGCTTCCCCGTAAAGGGTGCTTGTGCACGGAACAGCGCATTTGCCGCAAACGGGGTAATTTATTTGCTTCTTCCATCAATTCACTTATCCCTTGACGCAAGAAAATTACGCTCCTATACTCCCAGCCGCCAAAACATAGCCGTATTTACGGTTACCGGACGGGTCCCGGGGCGCCGCCATGGCCGCAAGCCCTGCTTGTCGTAATTTTGTGTGGACCCGACGTTCCGGACTCCCTTGAAACCGTTTTCCGGGGGGGTACGGGTTTGTGAGTCCTGGAAAGGTCGCCCGGAAGAAAGAACGAAGGGGACACACCGGCGGCCGGCAAGGGCGGGCATCTCCAACGGAACCCGTATCTTTTACTTTATCGACGCCGACGATTCATTGAAGAGCCAAGGACCTGTCGAGACGGGCGGCCTGAAATAACCAACCGAACACACAGGAAT
Coding sequences:
- a CDS encoding sigma-54-dependent Fis family transcriptional regulator, coding for MPRIDLRVKIPIRAEIITTSSAGKEKRCPVTVSNIGLGGALIEGEMDGINEQTRFSLLIGDHSDLEFPARVLWRDEGKSRLFFFYEEKAAVEALWAQIKKEIGQLEKGICPYCGGSTTEDLDECGRCHLSLNFSDGYVDKHTRRTFLERLDRRSKEMTDQEHFHLLQIVDREILRNDDEHVVEEYVGTCPQMLTVFSLIRKIAPTDIPVLLLGESGTGKELAARAVHERSMRPSTQYLILNCAAIPETLLEAELFGYERGAFTGAYQTRKGKFEVADGGTLFLDEIGEMPATLQAKLLRFLEDKSFERIGSQKSRKVDARIIAATNRDLERDVMEGQFRQDLFYRLNAFPIRLPPLRERGEDKLLLAKYFLKKFRLESSVSSGRKRFSEGALVAISVYEWPGNVRELINRIRKGIVISDGEEITAENLDLGQILVPKRDNGQSLEDIRSATEKSKMIEMIHACGGNLSRVARELRISRTTMYKLKKKYQI